The genomic window GCTTGGCATTTTTTTTCTGAGACGGACTAATGTCGCCTACGGGCACAAAATCCCGCGGGTTGTAAAACTTCACCGAAACTTTTTTTTCACGAATAGCCCGCGCCACAATAGACTCACCTATATATGAGCTGAAACTTTCGGGAAACAGAGTAATAATATGGAAATGCATCATTTATATATAGCATGATTTGAACTCCAACAAAATAGCCAAAACAAAACCCCTTTCGGGGACCCGCATAAATCTCTGGTGAGATTTTGCTCTGCTCGGAGCCAAGCTCCTGCGCAATGTCCCCTCAAGGGATTTTGTTTTGTCTATCTTGCTTAAAGTTTTAAATCTGCCATCGATTCATCCAAAGTCTTGGTGACTGATTCCTTCTTCATGCCCCCCGTACTACCTCCACCTTCTGGTTCGTTTATTTTGAGGTTGACGCGAGCATTGTTTTTCATACCTACTACTCGGAGAATAGTCCGGATAGCTTTAGCCGTGTTGCCGGCTCGGCCAATAATCTTGCCCATATCAACAGGATCAACCGTCAAAGTGAGGAGTACCCCCATTTCATCCACGGTACGATTAATTTTTACGGCATTTGGGTTTTCAACAAGCGCTTTGATAACGTAGTCCAGGAACTGAGCATCTAATTCGTTCATATCGTGTGTATTTTAAATCTTAAAGGAGATTCGATAAATCTCGCTTGGTAATATAGTAAGTATAGCACCCCCAAAAAGAGGGTCAATAAATCTAGGCAGCTGGGGTTTCTTCTGGGGCTGTCTCTTCTACTTTTTCTTCGGTTTTTGTTTCCACTTTTTCTTCTGCCTTCACTTCAGCTTTTGGCTCCTCCTCTTTCTTTGCCACAGTTTTTTTAGGTAAAACGTTTATTTTTTTGCCAGTGATAATCTTTTGGGAAATAAGTAGATTGTGAACTGTGCCGGAAGCTTGAGCGCCTTTTTCAAGCCAATGCTTGACCCGGTCAGCCTCAAGACTAGTAGCGCCATCTCGGCGAAAATCGTGTGAACCGAGCACTTCAAGAAAACGGCCGCTTTTTGTGCTGTTTTTTGAATCAGTCAGCACCACGCGAAAGGTAGGCTGGTGTTTTCGTCCTGTGCGTTGTAATCGTATTTTTAACATGTCCCGCCATAGTAGCAGATCAATAGATATTGGTCAACAACCGTGCTATAGTGTCGCAATATGGATAAAAATAAAGGGATCGGTATCATAAGTATCAACTCGAAAGGCGTCGGCTTCATCACTCCCCACATAGACGACGGACATAGGGGCCTCACTCCCCCATCAAAATTTCAAAAAGATCGAGACAAGGACATCATGGTTTCTCCAGAAAAGCTCAATACCGCTTTTCCTGGAGACGAAGTAGGTTTTGAGATCACGGGTAAAAACCGGTTTGATCGGGTGGAAGGAAAAGTGACCAGCATCATCAAACGCGCTCGCACTACTTTTGTCGGAATCCTCGAAAAAGCTCAGAATGGTTTTTATTTGATTGCGGATGATAAACGCGTATATGTGGACATTCTCATTCCTCAAAATTTAATTTCGGAAAATCTGCAGCCTAAGGCCCAAGCAGATTTTAAAGCTCAAATCGAAATCACGGACTGGAAAGGAACTGAGGGTCATCCGATAGCAAAGATTCTTTCTGTCCTCGGACCCAAAGGCAACAATGATGTTGAAATGCATTCAATTGTTTTGGAAAAAGGGTTTGATATTGGTTTTCCGGATGAAGTGGTGGCCGAAGCACACACCCTTGAAAAAACCGAAAAGCCAATCCGAGCCGATGAGATTGCTGGCCGCCGCGACATGCGTGGCGCCACCACCTTTACTATAGACCCAATAGATGCGAAGGATTTTGACGATGCTATTTCCTACAACGAACTCTCGGAAAATGCTGACGAGGTAGAAATTGGCGTGCACATTGCGGATGTATCCTACTATGTCCGTCCAGGGACAGCCCTAGACAAAGAAGCCTACAAAAGGGCCTTCTCAGTCTATCTTGTCGATCGCACGATCCCAATGCTGCCAGAGGTTTTGTCCAACGATCTTTGTAGTCTCAATCCTCAAACAGACAAGCTAGCTTTTTCTTCTATTTTTAAAATGAAAAAGTCTACAGGTGAAGTGACTTCAAGCTGGTTTGGTCGGACTATTATCAATTCGAACAAACGCTTTAGTTATGAAGAGGCCCAAGAGGTCATTGACCGAGGGAGCGCCAGCCCGAGCGATGGGGCCAAGTTTCAACCAGATTTGCTGGCGCTCCGAGACGTAGCTCGTAAGCTTCGAGAAAAGAAATTTGAGAATGGCGCGATTGATTTTGAAACCGAAGAGGTAAAATTTCGCCTGGACGAAAATGGCAAGCCCATCGAGGTCTATAAAAAGCAGCGCCTTGAGACTCACAAGCTCGTCGAAGAATACATGCTCCTCTCCAATCGACAGGTAGCTGAATTTATCTTCAAATCAATAGAAAATAAAAATGGGGCTGCTTCAATCTATCGTATTCACGATGTGCCTCAGACAGATAAAATCCACGAACTTGCTCTCTTTTTGAAAGCTATGGGTTATGATTTACCGGTAAAAGATGGAAAGGGTGGAAATGGTAGCATCTCGGCCAAAGATATCAATGCCCTCCTCAAGGAAATCGCTGGAAAACCTGAAGAATCTCTGATCAAGACAGCCACTATCCGCTCTATGTCCAAGGCTATTTATTCCCCTGCGAACATCGGACACTTTGGTTTGGCTTTTGAATATTATACTCATTTTACTTCGCCTATTCGTCGTTATGCTGACCTATTGGTCCATCGCATTTTGCAAAACATTTTGGTCGGTGGAAAAATTTCTCAAGATGAGTTTGCGCGATATAAAAGAATGGCGGATCAGTGCTCGGAGCGTGAGGTCAAGGCCGCTGAAGCAGAGCGTACCTCCATCAAGCTCAAGCAAGTAGAGTATATGAGTGAGCGTGTTGGACAAATATTTGAAGGGACTATCTCTGGCGTGACCGAATGGGGCATGTATGTTGAGGAAAAAAATACTAAGTGCGAGGGTATGATCAAGATTCGCGACATGACTGACGACTTTTATCAGCATGACGAAAAACGTTACGCTCTCGTCGGTCAAAAAAATAAAAAAGTGTACTCGCTGGGGGACGTTGTAAAATTCAAGGTCACCGGGGCGGATGTGGAGAGAAAGTCTTTGGACTACGTTTTGGCAATTTAGGAAGAGGACAATTGAAAAAGCGCCACCCTGCCGCAGGGTGGCGCTTTTGTTTTAAGTTTTTGCTGATACGGGTTACGTCGGCATGAGATTCTCAGCAATGCCAGGAATCCGCTTGAAGACGTACAGCACGTCGATGTCGTAAACCGTTTCTGGGACTGACTCCATTTTTACGGTCAGTTCATCCTTCTGATCAGGTTTGACTCCACTGACCTCAAGCACCACCCCTGGAGCCGTCCAGGAAAACCAAACCCTCTCGCCCACTTCGTGAGGAAGATGATCTGTTTTTTTCATGATCGTGGCTGGAAAGACGATGGAGCGAATCACTCCGTTGGCCAAACCTTTGGCCTCATCAAAAACAGGCCGAACCATGGGAAAAACCTGAAGACCGGAGCCGAGGTGGCTTATCACCATCAGGTCTTTGTCGGCTTCATCCTCCAGAATTTCCTTAACCCCCAACTTCCACCTTTCCCAGAGAAGGGGTCCAATACAAGACAACGGCACCAAAAAAATTGCTGTGTTGTG from Candidatus Paceibacterota bacterium includes these protein-coding regions:
- the rnr gene encoding ribonuclease R; the protein is MDKNKGIGIISINSKGVGFITPHIDDGHRGLTPPSKFQKDRDKDIMVSPEKLNTAFPGDEVGFEITGKNRFDRVEGKVTSIIKRARTTFVGILEKAQNGFYLIADDKRVYVDILIPQNLISENLQPKAQADFKAQIEITDWKGTEGHPIAKILSVLGPKGNNDVEMHSIVLEKGFDIGFPDEVVAEAHTLEKTEKPIRADEIAGRRDMRGATTFTIDPIDAKDFDDAISYNELSENADEVEIGVHIADVSYYVRPGTALDKEAYKRAFSVYLVDRTIPMLPEVLSNDLCSLNPQTDKLAFSSIFKMKKSTGEVTSSWFGRTIINSNKRFSYEEAQEVIDRGSASPSDGAKFQPDLLALRDVARKLREKKFENGAIDFETEEVKFRLDENGKPIEVYKKQRLETHKLVEEYMLLSNRQVAEFIFKSIENKNGAASIYRIHDVPQTDKIHELALFLKAMGYDLPVKDGKGGNGSISAKDINALLKEIAGKPEESLIKTATIRSMSKAIYSPANIGHFGLAFEYYTHFTSPIRRYADLLVHRILQNILVGGKISQDEFARYKRMADQCSEREVKAAEAERTSIKLKQVEYMSERVGQIFEGTISGVTEWGMYVEEKNTKCEGMIKIRDMTDDFYQHDEKRYALVGQKNKKVYSLGDVVKFKVTGADVERKSLDYVLAI
- the rpsP gene encoding 30S ribosomal protein S16, coding for MLKIRLQRTGRKHQPTFRVVLTDSKNSTKSGRFLEVLGSHDFRRDGATSLEADRVKHWLEKGAQASGTVHNLLISQKIITGKKINVLPKKTVAKKEEEPKAEVKAEEKVETKTEEKVEETAPEETPAA
- a CDS encoding KH domain-containing protein, with product MNELDAQFLDYVIKALVENPNAVKINRTVDEMGVLLTLTVDPVDMGKIIGRAGNTAKAIRTILRVVGMKNNARVNLKINEPEGGGSTGGMKKESVTKTLDESMADLKL